Genomic window (Nomia melanderi isolate GNS246 chromosome 14, iyNomMela1, whole genome shotgun sequence):
GTTTCACGAATTCACAATCCAATTCACAATTCTGTTGTCATGTGTGACGTCAATGCTTGAACACGAGTGGCATTGCAACTTTTACACAACACGTGATCGTCCAAAGGATAACAACCACGTCCCTCAGAGTCGGAAGACAGGACCAACCCACAGTCTTCGCATTTGTAACATTGAATATGAAAACTACGATCCAGAGCCACGACCCGCACAGTCTCGTCCTGACCAGGCTCTGGCATGATTGGCAGTTTACACACGCAACAACGCGGTGCAAATTTTCTAGAAcagaaaaaataatgatttccaACTCTGCCTCGATAGACGGAAAATATTCTTCGGTTCTATCGTGTATCACATACTTGTGGAAGCATTGTATACAATGTATCTGGTTCGTAGCATCCACCGTGAATGGTATACTGTCCAAACTTTGACCGCAAACCACGCACGTGAAACAAGATGGATGATACGGTTTCCCCGTAGCTCTTAATATTCTGTCGAATATAGGTCGAGTGCAGACACAGCATTTCTCCAAAGTATTCAAGTAATCCTTCTCGCAATACGGTTTGCTCTCCAAAGAGAAGAACGGCTTATCCCGCAAGTTTACTTTACAAACGTAACAACAGAAACAGTCGATATGGAAAACCTTGTGCATAGCGGAGCAACCTTTGCCTTCGACTTTATGACCGCATTGCGCGCATATTCCGTATATGTCATCGTCTTCGTCGTTATCTTCCACCCCGCGAACCAATAAGTCCATCAAATCGTCTACCTGACAACACACAACGGAAATACTTTTTATCGAAAACGGAGAAATTACCAGTGAACACGGATGAAAGAATGTCTATTCTTCCGTTGGTATTCATCAAAAACGTAATCGAGCTTCGACCGATTCGTTATCAAACATACTTCCTTGACTGGCGACACCTTCCCTTGCGGCTGAGTCGATGTAGCGGACCCGTAACCGGAATACATGGAATAATTGCAAGACAACTGAGAAGGCGGTCTAGGATTGATCGGTTCGTATATCGACTCGTACGTTGAACTCGACTGTGAGCTTGTCCCGTAAATATCGTTTGGATAATTGTCCGAAGGGAAGTCGGTCTGATAAGTGGCGCGTCTCAATTCGCTGTAACTGGACGAAACGGGACTTGGCGGAGGTGGTAGTTCTTCCGGTGGCGGAGGAAAAGAACTACCAGGTACGCAAGGAACGTATTCCGATGGTTCCGGCGGCGGTGGTAAATCGTCTGAAAATTAACCATGTAACTACCGAATCTACAATctctcgatcgatcgatcttttTTACCATTTGTCGGATGAGATTTCTCCGATTACCTACCGTGAGCAGCAGGAATATTACAATATGTGTTTTCTGGTTTCGAATTCCACTGGATATTACTGTAGATTATATCCTTCTCAGTCTTGCCTCCCGGTTTGATCTGTACATTCCCTGGAGGATCTATGTTGCTGTATACAACGTTTCTTATTGATCTGGAGTGATCCTCTGCAGGGACTTGAGGAGCGGGTAAATTTCCAACGTTCGagtaataatttttctcttcgtATCCGTATTTTGGTTCGAATTTCTCTTCCCCTTGATGCGCataaaaattatcattattcTGATAAAGTTTCGACGTGTCCTTTCCGTTTGTAGT
Coding sequences:
- the Zyx gene encoding lipoma-preferred partner zyxin isoform X2, translated to MSNTTGSLEQQIANLQINHGDGIKIVKSGKKIGPAVPPKPKKSQPQAASVPSYTTVIDNSGTNEKSQNFYANSPTPYTPINVEKNDFSLSSTTNGKDTSKLYQNNDNFYAHQGEEKFEPKYGYEEKNYYSNVGNLPAPQVPAEDHSRSIRNVVYSNIDPPGNVQIKPGGKTEKDIIYSNIQWNSKPENTYCNIPAAHDDLPPPPEPSEYVPCVPGSSFPPPPEELPPPPSPVSSSYSELRRATYQTDFPSDNYPNDIYGTSSQSSSTYESIYEPINPRPPSQLSCNYSMYSGYGSATSTQPQGKVSPVKEVDDLMDLLVRGVEDNDEDDDIYGICAQCGHKVEGKGCSAMHKVFHIDCFCCYVCKVNLRDKPFFSLESKPYCEKDYLNTLEKCCVCTRPIFDRILRATGKPYHPSCFTCVVCGQSLDSIPFTVDATNQIHCIQCFHKKFAPRCCVCKLPIMPEPGQDETVRVVALDRSFHIQCYKCEDCGLVLSSDSEGRGCYPLDDHVLCKSCNATRVQALTSHMTTEL
- the Zyx gene encoding lipoma-preferred partner zyxin isoform X1, with amino-acid sequence MSNTTGSLEQQIANLQINHGDGIKIVKSGKKIGPAVPPKPKKSQPQVTQSYTIKAASVPSYTTVIDNSGTNEKSQNFYANSPTPYTPINVEKNDFSLSSTTNGKDTSKLYQNNDNFYAHQGEEKFEPKYGYEEKNYYSNVGNLPAPQVPAEDHSRSIRNVVYSNIDPPGNVQIKPGGKTEKDIIYSNIQWNSKPENTYCNIPAAHDDLPPPPEPSEYVPCVPGSSFPPPPEELPPPPSPVSSSYSELRRATYQTDFPSDNYPNDIYGTSSQSSSTYESIYEPINPRPPSQLSCNYSMYSGYGSATSTQPQGKVSPVKEVDDLMDLLVRGVEDNDEDDDIYGICAQCGHKVEGKGCSAMHKVFHIDCFCCYVCKVNLRDKPFFSLESKPYCEKDYLNTLEKCCVCTRPIFDRILRATGKPYHPSCFTCVVCGQSLDSIPFTVDATNQIHCIQCFHKKFAPRCCVCKLPIMPEPGQDETVRVVALDRSFHIQCYKCEDCGLVLSSDSEGRGCYPLDDHVLCKSCNATRVQALTSHMTTEL
- the Zyx gene encoding lipoma-preferred partner zyxin isoform X3, with amino-acid sequence MVTQSYTIKAASVPSYTTVIDNSGTNEKSQNFYANSPTPYTPINVEKNDFSLSSTTNGKDTSKLYQNNDNFYAHQGEEKFEPKYGYEEKNYYSNVGNLPAPQVPAEDHSRSIRNVVYSNIDPPGNVQIKPGGKTEKDIIYSNIQWNSKPENTYCNIPAAHDDLPPPPEPSEYVPCVPGSSFPPPPEELPPPPSPVSSSYSELRRATYQTDFPSDNYPNDIYGTSSQSSSTYESIYEPINPRPPSQLSCNYSMYSGYGSATSTQPQGKVSPVKEVDDLMDLLVRGVEDNDEDDDIYGICAQCGHKVEGKGCSAMHKVFHIDCFCCYVCKVNLRDKPFFSLESKPYCEKDYLNTLEKCCVCTRPIFDRILRATGKPYHPSCFTCVVCGQSLDSIPFTVDATNQIHCIQCFHKKFAPRCCVCKLPIMPEPGQDETVRVVALDRSFHIQCYKCEDCGLVLSSDSEGRGCYPLDDHVLCKSCNATRVQALTSHMTTEL